From a region of the Labrenzia sp. CE80 genome:
- a CDS encoding ABC transporter ATP-binding protein, with protein MSEQETLLRVEDLWVRFPTRNSIVEAVRGISFAVGRERVGIVGESGSGKSMTGRSILRLIRPPGQMTAKEISFKGDNLLDYSEPQMRDVRGHKISMVMQDPKFSLNPVMTVGKQISEAYRLHSGASRGDAKRKALEMLEAVQIREPERVYNSYPHEVSGGMGQRIMIAMMLIPDPDLLIADEPTSALDVTVQMRVLAIMDKLVKDRGMGLIFISHDLQLVSSFCDRVIIMYGGKIVETCKASELHNAKHPYTRGLLAALPQIDDPKAKLAVLDRDPVWRDQESVVAYD; from the coding sequence ACCCGAAACAGCATTGTGGAGGCTGTTCGCGGCATTTCATTTGCGGTCGGCCGAGAGCGTGTCGGCATCGTCGGCGAGAGTGGTTCAGGCAAATCCATGACGGGCCGATCGATCTTGCGTCTCATCCGACCGCCAGGCCAGATGACCGCCAAGGAGATCTCCTTCAAGGGCGATAACCTTCTGGATTATTCCGAACCTCAGATGCGCGACGTGCGCGGGCACAAGATTTCGATGGTCATGCAGGACCCGAAGTTCTCGTTGAATCCCGTGATGACGGTCGGCAAGCAGATTTCGGAAGCCTATCGACTGCACAGCGGAGCATCCCGTGGCGACGCCAAACGCAAAGCACTCGAAATGCTGGAAGCGGTGCAGATCCGTGAGCCAGAGCGGGTCTACAACAGCTACCCCCATGAGGTCTCTGGTGGTATGGGGCAGCGAATTATGATCGCAATGATGCTGATCCCCGATCCGGATCTGTTGATCGCGGATGAGCCGACATCAGCTTTGGACGTAACGGTCCAGATGCGCGTTCTTGCGATCATGGACAAGCTGGTGAAGGATCGCGGCATGGGTCTGATATTCATCAGCCATGACCTGCAACTGGTGTCCTCTTTCTGCGATCGCGTGATCATCATGTATGGCGGCAAGATCGTTGAGACCTGCAAGGCCAGCGAACTTCACAACGCCAAGCATCCTTATACACGCGGGCTTCTCGCGGCCTTGCCGCAGATCGATGACCCCAAGGCAAAACTCGCGGTGCTTGACCGGGATCCGGTTTGGCGAGATCAAGAAAGCGTTGTTGCCTATGACTGA
- a CDS encoding ABC transporter ATP-binding protein — MNQPMLEVANLNVYFGEGGDIFQAVNSVSFKVKKGGSYGLVGESGSGKSTVLRAISGLIADWDGRICVEGEVLAPKREKALYQKMQMVFQDPYASLHPRHTVDRILSEPLGLHGIADVEARVLKALDDVGLGKAFRFRYPHQLSGGQRQRVAVARALMLEPQILLLDEPTSALDVSVQAEVLNLLSDLRAERNLTYLMVTHDLAVVAHMCEEIAVMSHGKVVEVMGVEQMRRSEPKEAYTRELLMASKGYDPEFFASEAV, encoded by the coding sequence ATGAACCAACCGATGCTGGAAGTGGCAAATCTGAATGTCTATTTCGGCGAGGGCGGCGACATCTTTCAGGCCGTGAACAGTGTGTCCTTCAAGGTCAAGAAGGGTGGCAGCTATGGCCTGGTCGGTGAGAGCGGCTCCGGAAAATCGACCGTTCTGCGGGCGATCAGCGGCTTGATCGCGGACTGGGATGGCCGAATTTGCGTCGAAGGCGAGGTGCTTGCACCCAAGCGCGAAAAGGCTCTTTACCAGAAGATGCAGATGGTGTTTCAAGACCCCTATGCATCGTTGCATCCGCGCCATACGGTCGACCGGATTCTGTCAGAGCCTCTGGGACTTCATGGTATAGCTGATGTAGAAGCCAGGGTCCTGAAGGCGCTCGACGATGTAGGCCTCGGCAAGGCCTTTCGTTTCCGTTATCCGCACCAGCTTTCGGGTGGACAGCGCCAGCGCGTTGCCGTCGCAAGAGCGCTGATGCTGGAGCCGCAAATTCTGCTGCTGGACGAACCGACGTCGGCTCTGGATGTCTCCGTACAGGCTGAAGTCCTGAACCTTCTTTCGGATCTCAGGGCTGAACGGAACCTGACCTATCTGATGGTAACCCATGATCTCGCGGTCGTTGCTCACATGTGTGAGGAGATTGCAGTCATGAGCCACGGGAAGGTTGTTGAGGTTATGGGCGTTGAACAGATGCGTCGCTCAGAGCCGAAAGAGGCCTACACCCGCGAGCTTCTGATGGCCAGCAAGGGCTATGATCCTGAGTTCTTTGCAAGTGAAGCGGTTTAG
- the flgB gene encoding flagellar basal body rod protein FlgB, translating into MEPVYLTKLISQSNGWLSTRQATIAENIANANTPGFKAKDVEPFVSVIDKTRLAMTATHGNHMGTNTDMPEASKVRKSDSWLVTHSGNSVSIEQELVKTGEVARAHSLNASVAKSFHRMYLASVK; encoded by the coding sequence GTGGAACCGGTCTATCTCACGAAGCTCATTTCGCAGAGCAATGGCTGGCTGTCGACGCGCCAGGCCACGATCGCGGAAAACATAGCCAATGCCAACACGCCGGGCTTCAAGGCCAAGGACGTCGAGCCCTTTGTCTCTGTCATCGACAAGACACGGCTGGCGATGACGGCAACCCATGGCAACCACATGGGGACGAACACGGACATGCCGGAAGCTTCGAAGGTGCGCAAGTCGGATAGCTGGCTTGTGACCCACTCCGGCAACTCGGTCAGCATTGAACAGGAACTCGTCAAAACCGGCGAAGTCGCCCGGGCGCACTCCTTGAACGCGAGTGTCGCCAAGTCATTCCACCGTATGTATCTAGCCAGCGTGAAGTAA
- the flgC gene encoding flagellar basal body rod protein FlgC, protein MSDPLSATMHIASSGLQAQSERLRVVSENLANARSTGETAGSDPYSRKTITFESEFDRAQSASLVKVKDIGADKAPFLVEYEPGHPAADENGYVKMPNVNVLLELADMRETNRSYEANLKVMTQAREMVMRHIGLLRD, encoded by the coding sequence ATGTCCGATCCTCTTTCAGCCACCATGCACATCGCGTCCTCCGGCCTTCAGGCACAATCGGAACGGCTGCGGGTTGTCTCCGAAAATCTCGCCAATGCACGTTCGACCGGCGAGACCGCCGGCTCTGATCCTTACTCGCGCAAGACCATCACATTCGAGAGCGAGTTCGATCGTGCCCAGTCGGCATCGCTCGTGAAGGTCAAGGACATAGGTGCAGACAAGGCACCTTTCCTCGTCGAGTACGAGCCGGGACATCCGGCGGCAGACGAGAACGGTTACGTGAAAATGCCGAACGTGAATGTCCTGCTTGAACTGGCGGACATGCGCGAGACCAACAGGTCGTATGAAGCCAATTTGAAAGTCATGACGCAGGCCCGCGAAATGGTCATGCGTCACATCGGTTTGTTGAGGGACTAA
- a CDS encoding flagellar hook-basal body complex protein FliE yields MIEQLSGLSSATDGIMKSVSETRYVTTPNGIDGVGGVEQASFTDTLANVSQEAVDRIKAGEAASIAGVDGQASVQQVVEAVMAAESSLQTAIAIRDKVVTAYQEISRMTI; encoded by the coding sequence ATGATTGAACAGCTTTCCGGACTAAGTTCCGCAACCGACGGGATCATGAAGTCGGTTTCCGAGACCCGCTATGTCACTACACCCAACGGCATAGATGGCGTTGGCGGTGTTGAGCAGGCGAGCTTCACAGACACGCTTGCGAATGTCTCTCAGGAGGCTGTGGACCGGATCAAGGCAGGTGAAGCGGCCTCGATCGCCGGTGTCGACGGACAGGCGTCTGTGCAGCAGGTGGTGGAGGCGGTGATGGCCGCGGAATCCAGTCTGCAGACGGCCATCGCTATCCGGGACAAAGTCGTAACCGCCTATCAGGAAATCAGCCGGATGACGATCTGA
- the flgG gene encoding flagellar basal-body rod protein FlgG, producing MKALAIAATGMSAQQLNVEVIANNIANMSTTAYKRSQAEFSDLLYQAERLQGVPNRGGEDPVPEGAQLGLGVKTSGIRKLHVQGTLANTGNQLDVALDGRGWFEVTGPDDETLYTRAGSFNKNADGRLVTIDGYAVEPAIVFPEDTISIVINESGQVYAQVDGELDPQELGQLTLANFANDVGLEAIGGNLFRETPASGVPVAGVAGDPGFGLIRQGYQEESNVDPVKEITALISAQRGYEMNSKVIKAADEMAGTVTNGIR from the coding sequence ATGAAGGCTCTGGCCATCGCAGCGACCGGCATGAGCGCACAACAGCTCAATGTCGAAGTGATCGCGAACAACATCGCGAACATGAGCACGACAGCATACAAGCGGTCGCAAGCCGAGTTCTCTGACCTGCTTTATCAAGCAGAACGCTTGCAGGGCGTGCCGAACCGGGGGGGTGAAGATCCTGTCCCGGAGGGCGCGCAACTCGGACTGGGTGTCAAGACTTCTGGCATACGCAAGCTGCATGTTCAGGGCACTCTGGCCAACACCGGCAACCAGCTTGACGTGGCGCTCGACGGTCGTGGCTGGTTCGAAGTGACGGGGCCTGACGATGAGACGCTTTATACCCGCGCCGGGTCGTTCAACAAAAATGCAGATGGGCGTCTGGTGACCATTGATGGCTACGCAGTCGAGCCGGCGATTGTCTTCCCCGAAGATACGATTTCCATCGTCATCAATGAGTCCGGGCAGGTCTATGCGCAGGTCGACGGAGAGCTCGACCCTCAGGAACTGGGTCAGCTGACGCTGGCGAATTTCGCCAATGACGTTGGTCTCGAGGCCATCGGCGGCAACCTCTTCCGAGAGACGCCGGCCTCTGGCGTCCCCGTTGCAGGAGTTGCCGGTGATCCGGGCTTTGGTCTGATCCGTCAGGGCTATCAGGAAGAATCCAATGTTGATCCGGTGAAAGAGATCACTGCGCTGATATCCGCTCAACGTGGCTATGAAATGAACTCCAAGGTCATCAAGGCAGCTGACGAGATGGCTGGCACAGTGACCAACGGCATCCGCTAG
- the flgA gene encoding flagellar basal body P-ring formation chaperone FlgA, whose translation MLRKSIFARLFLFAAAALVPAQLYAAGVQLPVPRVTIHPGDQLSGQNIVERRFPERTTQQFAVVSHRNELIGMVARRTLLPGKPVPINAITEQLLVKRGDAAKLVFREQGLRIVMQVEALQSGGSGATVRVRNIDSGVVVIGTVQSDGSIRAGN comes from the coding sequence ATGCTCCGGAAATCCATATTTGCCCGGCTTTTTCTCTTTGCCGCAGCCGCGCTTGTTCCTGCGCAGCTTTATGCAGCGGGCGTTCAGCTCCCTGTGCCACGCGTGACGATCCACCCAGGCGATCAATTGTCAGGGCAGAACATTGTCGAACGACGTTTTCCGGAGCGGACGACCCAGCAGTTCGCTGTCGTGTCCCATCGCAATGAGCTAATTGGAATGGTCGCTCGGAGAACCCTGCTGCCGGGCAAGCCCGTGCCGATCAACGCGATCACTGAGCAACTTCTGGTGAAACGAGGCGATGCGGCCAAGCTGGTTTTTCGTGAGCAGGGATTGCGGATCGTGATGCAGGTGGAGGCGCTGCAGTCTGGAGGCTCGGGCGCGACGGTCAGGGTCCGGAACATTGATAGCGGCGTTGTGGTGATTGGCACCGTGCAGTCCGACGGATCTATTCGAGCAGGGAATTAA
- the flgI gene encoding flagellar basal body P-ring protein FlgI: protein MRRLLIFLLVLLAAAPSHAMVRIKDIASLQGVRDNQLVGYGLVLGLNGSGDSLRNSPFTEQSLQSMLDSLGVNVRDSRLRTRNVAAVVVTAEMPAFIGKGSRVDVSVASLGDATSLAGGTLIATPLLGADGRIYAVAQGAVAVSGFAEAGQAESLTQGIPTAGRVPNGALIEQNIPARFANIPKLVLELNNPDFRTAVRITDAINRHARQMYGKAVAKERDYRTVDLSPPGKISLTRFIAEIEALRVQPDQSAKVVIDERTGTVVIGREVQISTVAITHGNLTVRITETPEVSQPSPFSRGGETVTVPRTYVDAQQEGGQLAFVGGTDLPTLVRGLNRIGLKPTGIIAILQAIKTAGALQAELIIQ, encoded by the coding sequence ATGCGCCGACTTCTGATTTTTCTTCTGGTGCTGCTGGCAGCTGCGCCGTCACATGCGATGGTGCGGATTAAGGATATCGCTTCCCTTCAGGGTGTACGAGACAACCAGCTCGTGGGTTATGGTCTTGTGCTCGGCCTAAATGGTTCGGGTGACAGTCTCAGGAATTCGCCATTCACTGAGCAGTCCCTTCAATCAATGCTCGACAGTCTTGGCGTAAATGTTCGCGATTCAAGACTTCGCACACGTAATGTGGCGGCAGTCGTGGTGACGGCAGAGATGCCCGCTTTCATCGGCAAAGGCTCGCGAGTCGATGTTAGTGTGGCATCGCTTGGAGACGCGACGTCGCTTGCCGGCGGCACATTGATTGCCACCCCGCTCCTTGGTGCCGATGGCCGTATCTATGCGGTGGCTCAGGGCGCTGTGGCCGTCTCGGGATTTGCGGAGGCAGGCCAGGCCGAAAGTCTGACACAGGGCATTCCAACCGCAGGGCGGGTGCCCAATGGCGCGCTGATCGAACAGAATATACCTGCTCGCTTTGCGAATATCCCGAAATTGGTCTTGGAGCTGAACAACCCGGATTTTCGAACGGCCGTGCGGATTACTGATGCGATCAATCGTCATGCGCGCCAAATGTACGGCAAGGCTGTCGCCAAGGAGCGGGACTACCGGACCGTTGACCTTAGTCCTCCAGGCAAGATCAGTCTGACGCGTTTTATTGCCGAGATTGAGGCTCTTAGGGTGCAGCCTGATCAGTCGGCGAAGGTTGTCATTGATGAGCGCACGGGGACAGTGGTGATTGGCCGAGAGGTTCAGATTTCAACCGTCGCGATCACTCATGGCAATTTGACAGTCCGGATCACCGAAACGCCCGAGGTCTCACAACCTTCTCCCTTCTCGCGAGGTGGTGAAACCGTCACAGTGCCGCGGACCTATGTCGATGCGCAGCAGGAGGGCGGGCAGCTGGCTTTTGTCGGCGGCACGGATCTCCCCACACTTGTGCGCGGCTTGAACCGTATTGGGCTCAAACCGACAGGCATCATTGCGATTTTACAGGCTATCAAGACTGCGGGTGCACTCCAGGCGGAATTGATAATCCAGTAG
- a CDS encoding MotE family protein, with product MATNNAGSGSVPTHLLVCCFAISLSVLPLAAQPVSKPVLIIEEERQSDAELYCTNIAASAEEARLSWQTWQLVSLEAKVRQQVEKLERKQQEFEAWVERRERLLSEVEGHVVSIVSRMRPETAAAQLATTDEETAMGVLLKLKARVASNILDEMDPARAAQLTQAMVGFTDPEGAGGF from the coding sequence ATGGCCACAAACAATGCAGGTTCCGGTTCGGTGCCAACTCACCTTCTTGTCTGTTGTTTTGCGATTTCTCTTTCGGTCCTGCCACTGGCCGCACAGCCAGTGTCCAAGCCGGTTCTAATTATAGAGGAAGAGCGGCAGAGCGACGCGGAGCTTTATTGCACGAACATTGCCGCTTCGGCGGAAGAGGCGCGCCTGTCCTGGCAAACGTGGCAATTGGTTTCCCTGGAAGCGAAGGTTCGCCAGCAGGTCGAAAAACTCGAGCGTAAACAGCAGGAGTTTGAGGCTTGGGTGGAACGACGGGAGCGGTTGCTTTCAGAAGTTGAGGGCCATGTCGTCTCTATTGTTTCGCGGATGCGGCCTGAAACTGCCGCTGCGCAGCTGGCCACGACTGATGAAGAAACCGCGATGGGCGTTCTGCTGAAGCTCAAGGCCCGCGTCGCGAGCAACATTCTCGATGAAATGGACCCGGCACGTGCCGCCCAACTCACCCAGGCCATGGTCGGGTTTACCGATCCAGAAGGCGCCGGAGGTTTTTGA